ATCCTATGTTACCAAACGAAATAAAAGGCAAAATTACTACGAATGGCGCAATAATACCGATACGGTATATGTTATCACTGTAACCGGCGTACTTATACTTATAGAAGTTTAACAGAATGGCGTCAATATTCTTGCACTGTGGAAATATGGATTAAAGTCATCATAATCACTCTTGTTTCTAAATAGAGAAGCGCTTTGTATCATTTTGGATGCAGAAATATTAAGGACATAGCTTTTTCATACTTATGTCTGAATTATACTATGATTTGGCTATAAAATTAATGATTCCCAATCCTGAATACTATAAAATCAAAATAATTGCTTTAACACTATGCCGGTTTTACGGGGAAAGAAAATGACTCAGCCGGATCTTGCAGCTATGCAGGAGTTAATGCAAAAGTTGACATATGTAATATACAGGAGGGAAAGAAAGTGACAGGGTCAAGTACTATAAATGAACGGAAAAAAAGATGGTTGAAATTATTGTCAGGAGAACTGGCCAATAGATGCATGTTTCTTATTGAAGTTGAAGATAGTATCAAGCCTAGGCCATTATTGTGGAGAGAAAAGAAAAGAGAAAGAATCGAATGGATATCGGAAAAGTATTCAAAACAGATGGAAATGCTGGAATGGCTGGACGACGACAGAATACCTTTCCTTGATATGCTTACCGGGACTGAAATTTTTGCTGAATGTTTTGGATGTCAAGTTTATCTTTCCCATGATAATATGCCTTTTGCACTCCCGCTGATAAACAGTGCCGGTGACGTTGCAAGGCTTAAGCAGCCTAAACTTGAAGATACACCTCTTATGTATCTTTTTGAAATGGCCGACGAATTGTCAATATTTGCAGGAAAACAGGCAGTGTTCAAGCTTCCGGATATTCAGAGCCCTATGGACGTCGCTGCATTGATATGGAATAAGAATGATTTTTACATTTCCCTGATTGATGAGCCGGAAGCGGTTAAAACATTGGCCGGTATGGTTAAAACTCTTATGCTGGAGTTTCTGGACGAATGGTTTATCCGATATGGAAGGGAGTTTATTGCACATTTTCCCGATTATTACATGCAACAGGGTTTGTCCGTGTCGGTTGATGAAATTGGTGTGATTAGTAAAGAGATGTTTAAAGAATTTTTTCTTCCGGAGCTGGTTGATTTATCAAATCATTACGGGGGATTGGGGATTCATTGTTGTGCAAATGCTCGGCATCATTGGGAAAGTTTTAAAATGATTCCAAATTTACAGGTGTTGAACCTTTGCCAGCCGGAGAATATTCTTGCCGAAGCGTACGGTTATTTTGGAGGACGGTTTGTCCAGATGCATTCATGGTACGAAAAAAGGCCTGTGTGGGAGAAAGTCAGCGGCTTTCCAAAGGATAGCAGGGTAGTATTGCAGTTGTTGGCGGAAAACAGGGATGAAGCGCTTCGGGTTTGCGAAAAATGCAAAATTGCATGCGGAAGACAATAAACGGATTATTCGGGCAAGACCGGCTTTTATAAGCAGCATCTGTTTTGCTGTCTGCGTTATATAAACCGCAATTGAAAACAACTACTGAAATGCTATCATTTGCAAGTAGAAACCAAGTAGTAGAAACTGGAATTTGCTGAACTTATTCCTGGCCGATATGGGTATGGAGCTTTCTATAGGAGGTTGGCGTCATACCGGTAAAGGATTTAAACTGTCTTGCAAAATATGAGCTGTCATTGAATCCGGCTTCCATAGAAATTTCCATTATGTTCATTTCCGTTTGCTTGAGCAATGAACATGCCTTTTCTATTCTTAATTTAAGGATGAAATTATGTGGAGAAATATTGTAGCTGTTTTTAAACACCCTGCAAAAGTGCCGTCTTGACAGGCATGCCATTTTTGCGAGCTTTGTAATATTGATTTTTTCGCTGAAGTTGCTCTCAATATATGAGACAACGGTTGCAATATCAAAAAAGCTGGTATTGGACGTGCTCAGAATTTTTGTGTATAATCTGGACAGATACACTATCAGTTTGATCAAACATGAAATAAACATGGATTGATAGCCGTCCTCCTTTTTGGAAAACTCCATATTTATCTCGTTGATTATTGTCATTACATATTTCAGGGAAAAGTAGTCCAGGTGAAGCCGGCTTTTGAACTGATGCGCTTCTCTGTAATACGGTTCAAGGATAAATAATGCCTGGAACCCCGCAAGCTTTCTTAAATCGGGAAATCTTGAAAACAGTGTGTTGTCCTTGAACATAATGTTGCATATTAGTAAATGGTTTACTTCCCGGAAGCCGTGCGAAACAGTACTGTCCGTTATGACATACACATCTCCCGCTCCTATTCTGTAGCTGATGCCATCAACTATATGCACCGCTTTTCCGCCAAGGATGATAAATATTTCATAGAAGTCGTGCGAATGGACGAAATAATCCTCTGTTATCTCACCATACATGATATTGTACGGAAAGTCCATACTGCTGTTTTCAAGATCTTTCAAATAAACTTTTTTACTCATGTCCGGGTTATACTACTTCCTGGCAAAAAAATCGCGGTATTCATGATTTTGTGTTTTGTAGCTGGGTGTAACAGTTTGTTATCAAACACTACGGGCAGTTCAGGGGAAACCAGTGCAGGCACAAAAAATATTCAAAATTCGCAAGAGGTTCCGAAGCCAATTACATTTACCTATTTCAGGGGTCAGTCAAACAATGTGGATCCCTATCCTGATAATGAATTTGCCCGGTATGTAAAAGAAAACACGGGTGTCACAATAGAGGTAGAGGATGTGATTGGCGACTTGGACACAAAAATCGGTGTCATGATCGCAAGCAATAGCTACACCGACTTTTTGTACGGTGTTGACAGACACTATAAATTCATCGATGCAGGTGCATGTGTTCCAATGAATCAATATATTGAAAAGTTCGGAGAAAACACGAAAAAAGTATATGCCGGTCACATGAATGATATAAAATGGGATGACGGAAACGTATATTTTCTTTCTCCCACAAGAGAGGATGCGAAATTGAGGGAACCCGACGCTGCCATGTATATACAGAAAGCCATATTGAAAGAGTTTGGCTGGCCCAGGGTTGAAACTGTCGATGATTACTTCAATCTGCTCATCAAATATAAGGAAAAATACCCTGAAATTGATGGAAATACAACCATTCCTTTCTCTATAGTTACGGACAGCTGGAGAATATTTACTCTGTATAATCCTACAAGGTATCTGTCCGGACGGGATAACAACGCGCTTGATGTTGATGATGAGACGCTCGAATGCCGCGTACCCGTAGCCGAAGACTGGCAGAAAAGGTGGTATCTGAAGTTGAATGAGCTTTACAATATGGGGCATCTGGATAAGGAATGCTTCTCCATGACCTACGATAAATATATTGAAAAGCTCTCAACCGGAAGAGTACTTGGAATGCATGATTATTACTGGCAGATACTGCCTGCTCAAAACTCTTTGGTTCAACAAGGGAAAACCGATAGGTTCTTCGTTCCGCTTCCCATTACATGGGATGAGAGTATCGAAGAGCATTATATGGACGCTCCTACTTTTGGAAACAGAGAGGGTGTAAGCATATCAATCAGCTGTAAGGACCCTGAAAGAGCGTTTAAATTCATTGACTGGCTTCTGAGTGAAGAGGTGCAGAAAAGGATATATTGGGGGATAAAGGACAAAAACTATTTTGTAGATGAAAAAGGCAAGTATTATATAAAGCATGACAACCAGACCACGGAGGTTCAGGCGGCGCAACTGGAGGCCGAAAGGAGGGACGGAAGGAGTTTGTTCTACTACCCATGGCCCAGGGGGGCGACTTCACAGCTGTATTCGGATGGAAACCCGTGGTCTCCTCTGGGATCAAGGGATGAAGTCTACGCTGATTACAAGGATTATGAAAGAGAGTTCCTTGATGCATATAATCTAAAAACGTATACCGATATGTTTAATGCACCCAAGAAACGTCCATTTGGATACCTGTGGTTGTTCAGCATACCTTCGGACTCCGAGGCCAACTTAATAAATATAAAAATGAGTGAGATAGACAGGGAGTGGATAACCA
This region of Bacillota bacterium genomic DNA includes:
- a CDS encoding helix-turn-helix transcriptional regulator, with the translated sequence MSKKVYLKDLENSSMDFPYNIMYGEITEDYFVHSHDFYEIFIILGGKAVHIVDGISYRIGAGDVYVITDSTVSHGFREVNHLLICNIMFKDNTLFSRFPDLRKLAGFQALFILEPYYREAHQFKSRLHLDYFSLKYVMTIINEINMEFSKKEDGYQSMFISCLIKLIVYLSRLYTKILSTSNTSFFDIATVVSYIESNFSEKINITKLAKMACLSRRHFCRVFKNSYNISPHNFILKLRIEKACSLLKQTEMNIMEISMEAGFNDSSYFARQFKSFTGMTPTSYRKLHTHIGQE
- a CDS encoding extracellular solute-binding protein, whose protein sequence is MLSNTTGSSGETSAGTKNIQNSQEVPKPITFTYFRGQSNNVDPYPDNEFARYVKENTGVTIEVEDVIGDLDTKIGVMIASNSYTDFLYGVDRHYKFIDAGACVPMNQYIEKFGENTKKVYAGHMNDIKWDDGNVYFLSPTREDAKLREPDAAMYIQKAILKEFGWPRVETVDDYFNLLIKYKEKYPEIDGNTTIPFSIVTDSWRIFTLYNPTRYLSGRDNNALDVDDETLECRVPVAEDWQKRWYLKLNELYNMGHLDKECFSMTYDKYIEKLSTGRVLGMHDYYWQILPAQNSLVQQGKTDRFFVPLPITWDESIEEHYMDAPTFGNREGVSISISCKDPERAFKFIDWLLSEEVQKRIYWGIKDKNYFVDEKGKYYIKHDNQTTEVQAAQLEAERRDGRSLFYYPWPRGATSQLYSDGNPWSPLGSRDEVYADYKDYEREFLDAYNLKTYTDMFNAPKKRPFGYLWLFSIPSDSEANLINIKMSEIDREWITKCITAKPEDFNRLWQQYANKLKELDLSKIETWYEDTIRNYVSKHN